GATGTCCGCGACATCGGCGCCGAGATCATCCTGGGCAACACCTTCCACCTGTTCCTGCGCCCCGGCCTCGAAGTGGTCGAGCAGTTCGGCGGCCTGCACAAGTTCATCGGCTGGGACAAGCCTATCCTCACGGATTCGGGCGGCTTCCAGGTCTTCTCGCTGGCGCACAAGCGCAAGATCACCGAGGAGGGCGTGGCCTTCGCCTCGCCGGTGGATGGCTCGAAGGTGTTCCTGTCGCCGGAAGAATCGATGCGCATCCAAAAGGTGCTCGATTCCGACATCGCCATGATCTTCGACGAGTGCACGCCGTATCCGGCGACGGAGAAGGTGGCCTCCACCTCGATGGAGCTCAGCCTTCGCTGGGCCGAACGTTCGCGCCGCGCCTTCGATGACCTGAAGAATCCCAATGCCTTGTTCGGCATCGTGCAGGGCAGCGTGTACGAGAACCTGCGCCGCCGTTCCGCCGAGGGCCTGGTGAACATCGGCTTTGACGGCTATGCCGTGGGTGGCCTTGCCGTGGGCGAGCCCGAGGCGGAGCGCAACCACACGCTGGATTTCACCGTGCCCCTGCTGCCGGCCGACAAGCCGCGCTACCTGATGGGCGTGGGCCGCCCCGAGGACATCGTGGAAGCCGTGCGTCGCGGCATCGACATGTTCGATTGCGTGATGCCCACGCGCAACGCGCGCAACGGCTTCCTGTTCACCGACCAGGGCACCCTGCGCATCCGCAACGCCAAATACGCGCTGGACACCCGCGTCATCGAGGAAGGCTGCGATTGCTATGCCTGCAGCAACGGCTTCAGCCGCGCCTACCTGCGTCATCTGGACCGCTGCAACGAGATCCTGGGCAGCCAGCTCGCCACCATGCACAACCTGCGTCACTACCAGCGGCTGATGGCTGGGCTGCGCGGGGCGATTGCCGCGGGGCAGCTGGATGACTTTGTGGCGGAGTTCTATGCGCGTAGGGCTGGGGGCGTGGCGGCCTGAGGCGGCCACCCCCGGGTCATGATGCGTTTCATAAGCACCGTCATTCCTGCGAAAGCAGGAATCCAGCGACTTTCAGGCACGTGACCCTGCCGGTGCGCCCCAAAGGCACTGGATTCCTGCTTTCGCAGGAATGACGGTCAGGGGGTGTGAGGGAACCTTCGGTGTTCCATACCGGTCCAGCCCCTTGGAAACCGCCCACCCCGACGCCAGAACCTTTGCCGGGTGGGCCTTGCGACGCATGCAGGGCCCGGGGGCGCGTGGCATAATCCACGATCTTTTATCAGGTGTTGTCAGAAAACTCTGTCAATACCGCTACTTGCGAGACAAGCTGATGAATCTTCCGATGTCGTTCGTGGTGGCCCAGGCCGCTCCTGCAGCCGGCCCGCAGGGCAATCCGCTGTTTGGCCTGGCCCTGCCGATCCTGCTGCTGGTGGTCATGTTCTTCGTCATGATCCGCCCGCAGATGAAGCGCCAGAAGGAGCATCGCGCGATGGTCTCCGCGCTGGCCAAGGGCGACGAAGTGGTCACCAACGGTGGCATCGCCGGCCGCGTGGAAGAGATCGGTGAGAGCTTCATCACGGTCGAAATTGCGCCGAACGTGAAGATCAAGCTGCAGAAGGGCGCGGTGCAGCAGGTCCTGCCCAAGGGCACGCTGAAGTCGTCCTGACGACTTGCCGGGGTGGAGGGGCCCCGGTCCACACGATGCATTGCTCGCCGCGGCCCGCCTCATGCCGCGGCTTTTGACGGATTCAAGGCATGAGTGATTTTCCACGCTGGAAATATGCGCTGGTCGCCATCGTATTGGTGCTCGGCATTGTCTACGCGTTGCCCAACGTGTTCCTGCCGGTGCCTGCCGTGCAGATCACGGCCAACCGCAACGGCACGGTCGACCAGGCACTTGAGCAGAAGGTGTCCGATGCGCTGAAGAAGGCGAGCGTCGCCAGCACCGGCATCGAGCTCAATGGCGACCATCTGCTCGCCAGCTTCGCCAACCCCGACGTGCAGAAGAGCGCCTCCGACGCGATCAAGGCCGCGCTGGGCGACGACTACACGGTGGCGTTCAACCTCAAGTCCACAGTGCCGCACTGGCTGACCACCATCGGTGCGAAGTCGATGCCGCTGGGCCTGGACCTGCAGGGCGGCGTGCACTTCCTCATGCAGGTCGATCAGGATGACGTGATCGACAAGCAGGAAACGCGCTATGCGGACGACATCCGCAGCCTGCTGCGCGAAAAGAACATCCGCTACGACTCGGTGGTGCGCAACGCGCAGCGCGGGCAGGGTGTGTCGGTGGTGCTGAAGTCCGCCGAGGACCGCACGGCCGCCGCCAACGTCATCGCCGCCGACTATCCGGACCTCACCCTGACGGACGGCCCCGCCACCGGCGACCGCTTCCCGATCAATGCCGTGGTGCGCCCGGACAAGCTGCGCGAGCTGTCGGTCAATACCATTCGCCAGAACCTGGGCACGCTGCGCAACCGTATCAACGCGCTGGGCGTGTCCGAGCCGATCATCCAGCAGCAGGGTGAGAGCCGCATCGTGGTCGAGCTGGCCGGCGTGCAGGACACCGCCGAGGCCAAGAAGATCATCGGTGCCACCGCCACGCTGGAATACCGTTCGGGCTATGGCACGCCGCAGCAGGCCATTGACGCTGCGCGCAGCGGCATCGTTCCGCCCGACGCGCGCCTCTACAAGGATCGCGACGGCCGTCCGTACCTGCTGAGCAAGAACATCATCGTCACCGGTGACCAGCTCGTGGACGCCTCGTCCAGCTTCGACCAGCAGAGCGGCAGCCCCGCCGTGTCGGTCACGCTGAACACCGCCGGTGCCAAGAAGATGCTGGACTTCACCACCGGCAACGTCGGCAAGCCGATGGGCGTGGTGTATGTGGAGCGCGTGGTCGACACCAAGGTCGTCGACGGCAAGGAAGTGCGCACGCCGAAGATCACCGAGGAAGTGATCAACTACGCCACCATCAATGGCGTGTTCGGCAAGAACTTCCAGACCACCGGCCTGCGTAGTCCGAAGGAAGCTTCCGAGCTGGCGCTGCTGCTCAAGGGTGGTTCGCTCGCCGCGCCGGTCGATATCGTGGAAGAGCGCGTGATCGGCCCCAGTCTGGGCCAGGACAACATCGCCAAGGGCCTGCGCGCCGTGACCCTGGGCCTTGCCCTGGTGCTGCTTGCTGCTGCCTTTTACTACAAGCTCTTCGGCCTGGTGGCCGACGTGGCGCTGTTCTTCAACCTGGTGATCCTGATCGCCGTGATGTCGGCCGTCGGTGTGACACTGACCATGCCGGGCATCGCCGGTATCGTGCTGACGCTGGGTATGGCGATCGACGCGAACGTGCTGATCTGCGAACGCATACGCGAAGAGTTGCGCAACGGCTCCTCGCCGCACGCCGCGATCCGCGCCGGTTACGACAAGGCGTGGGCCACCATTCTCGACGCCAACGTCACTCACCTGATCGCCGCGCTGGCGCTGACCACGATGGGCTCGGGCCCGATCAAGGGCTTCGGCGTGACGCTGCTGATCGGTATCCTGACCTCGATGTTCACCTCGGTCACCGTGACGCACGCGATCACCGCGTTGATCCATGGTCATCGCAAGCTCAAGACGCTGTCGGTCTGAGGAATAGACAAAGATGGAAATCTTCAACCACAACGCAAACGTGAACTTCCTCGGCATGAGGAAGTTCAGTGTCGGCATCGCCATCCTGCTGATGGTCGCCTCCATCGCGCTGATCGCGGTGAAAAGCCTCAACTACGGCCTGGACTTCACCGGCGGCGTGTCGCTGGTGATGGACTACGACCAGCCGGTGCAGGTCGGCGACGTGCGCGATGCCCTCGAGAAGGGCGGCATGGAGCACGCCGTCGTGCAGAGCATGGGCGGCACCAAGGAAGTGTCCATCCGCCTGCAGCCGAAGGACGACCCGCAGTCGGGAGTGGCCAACGGCGGCAAGGTGAACCTGGACAAGATCGCCGACGACGTCACCAAGACGCTGCAGGCGGCGCGCCCCGATGCCAAGCTCAAGAGCCGCGACTACGTGGGTTCCGCCGTGGGCGAGGAGCTGCGCAGCGACGGCATCGTGGCCGCTATCGTGGTGATGCTGGGCATCGGCCTGTACCTGGGCATCCGCTTCGAGTGGCGCTTCGCCGTGGCAGCCATTGCCACCGAGGCCCACGACGCGCTGGTCACCGTGGGTATCTTCGCGTTGACCCAGCGCGAGTTCGACCTGACGGTGCTGGCTTCCGTGCTGGCGGTGATCGGTTACTCCATCAACGACAAGGTGGTGGTGTTCGATCGCGTGCGTGAACTGTTCCGCCTGGCCCGCAAGGCCGAGCCGGAAGAGATCCTCAACCGCTCGATCAACAACACGCTGTCGCGAACCATCATTACCGCGCTGTTCACCGGCATCACCATGGCCGCGCTGTACTTCTTCGGCGGCCCGGCGGTGCACGGCTTCGCGATCACCATGCTGATCGGCATCCTGGTGGGTACGCTCTCCTCGATCTTCGTGGCGAGCCCGATCCTGCTGTGGCTGGGCGTCTCCAAGCAGGACCTGATGCCCAAGACCAAGGAAAACCCGGAGCTGGCACGCCGTCCGTAAGCGGTCGCTACTTTGCGAGTAACAGAAAAGGCCCGGGAATCCCGGGCTTTTTTGTTTGCACGGTGGCGTGCCTGTATCGGTCGTGCGGGATCGTGCGTCGCCTGTCAGGGCGATGGATCCGCTGCCTCGCCACCGGCCACCTTCATCGACGCACGCTCCTCGGAACCGCCGATCACGCTGAACACCACGGTCGCGCATATGACCGTGATCGCTGCCAATCCAAGGAGCAAATGCGTGAATGCCTGGGCATAGATCCACCGGATGTCCGCTGCGGGAAGCTGCGTCAGCAAGGTGGATGCCCGATGAAGTTCTCCTGTCGCGAGCTGCTGCGATGCTGTCGCGACGACATGCGGTGATGCCATTGCCATCCGCGTCAGGCCCGACTGGATGATCCACGCCAGCGTGGCGCTGACGCTGGCTAATGCGATGCCTTCGCCCGCCACGCGCGTAGTGCTGAAGATGCCGGTGGCCATACCTGCACGTTCCTTGGGAACCACGCTGACCGCGAGGCCATCCATGAGTCCCCAGGGCAAGCCTGCGCCCATTCCGATCAGGAAGAGTGGCAGCAGGGCTGAGAAAGCGGCTCCCTCGAACGAGATCCGCGCCAGCCAGCACAATCCCGCTGCCGCTGCGAGGAACCCCAACGCAGAGAGCGCACCTGGCGACACACGGTGAGCAAGCCGTGACGCTACCAATGGCATGAACAGCATGGGCGCGGACAGGGCGAGCATGAAAAGACCCGCGCGCATTTCTCCCCAGCCCTCGATGCCAATCAGGCGCAGAGGAAGCAGCACGACCAGCACGATATAGCAGTAGCAGGTGCCGACCGGCAGCATCTGCACGCCGATGAAACGCGGATAGCGGAACAACGAAAGATCCAGCATGGGCCGAGCGACACGCGCCTCGATGATGACGAACACGACGAGCAACACGCCGGCCCCGCCGAGTAGCGCGATGATCAGCGGGCTATCCCGGCCACTCGCCGGTGCCTGGATGATGCCGAACGTCAGCAACACCAGCATGGCGGTGAAGCACAGGGTTCCCGGCCAATCCAGACCGGAGGCTCCCGGGTCGCGCGTTTCACGCATGCGGGGCAGGCCGAAGATCATCGCCAGACATGCGACGCCAGCAATGAAGACGAAAATGGCGCGCCACCCCAACCACGCGATCAGCATGCCGGCGATCACCGGGCCAAAGGCCAGGCCAAGCCCGAAACTCGTTCCCAGCAGGCCGAAGGCGCGCATTCGTGCGTGGCCTTCGAACTCCTGCGCGAGCGCGGCGGAACCGCTGGCGAGCGATGCCGCGGCCGCGACGCCTTGCAGAGCCCGGAGGACGTCCAGCCACAGCACGCTGGGAGCGAGCGCCAACAGGATGGTGCTCACGACGAAGAGCGACATGCCACCGGCAAAGACGCGCTTGCGGCCGTACTGATCGGCCAGTGCACCGGCGGCCATTAGCAAGCTGCCGAAGCTCAACATGAAAGCGTTGGTGATCCAGGTGAGCGCGGTGGGTGAGCCGCCTAAGGTTCGTGCGATGTCAGGCGTGGCGATGGCGCCGCCGGAGAAGCTCAGCGGCAGCACGATGGCCGCAAGGCAGATCGAGGCCAGCACGAGGCGCTCGCTTCGCCCGCCCGGGCGCTGCGTGGGGGAGGTGGAGTTCATGGATATCCAGGCGTTGTGGCAGGAGGAGGGCGCGATGCCAGCCCGTTGGCCGACACGTCGGAACATGCTATGAACTCTCCAATCCTTTGATAATTGGCCTCCGTGTCCGTTGATAACGGACTTCATGTATCCAATAAGGTCATCGCATGGACAGCCTTACCGGCATCGTCGCCTTCGTGCGCAGTGCAGAGTCGTTGAGCTTCGCGGGCGCCGCCCGGACGCTGGGTGTGTCGTCCTCGGCCGTCGGAAAGAGCATCGCGCGGCTGGAATCGGCGATGGGCGTGCGGCTGTTCCAGAGAAGCACGCGCAAGGTGCGACTGACACCGGAAGGCCTGCTGTTCTTCGAGCGCTGCCGGCGCATCCTCGACGATCTGCAGGACGCCGAGGCCGAGATGGCGCATGCCACACAAGCGCCGCGCGGGCGCCTGCGCGTCAGCCTGCCCGCCATCGGTTATCGCTTCCTGCTGCCACACCTGAAGGAGTTCCGTCGCCTGCATCCGGAGATCTCGCTGGATCTCGACTTCAACGATCAATTGGTCGACCTGATCGAAGAAGGCGTCGACGTGGCGATTCGCAGCGGCACGCTGCCGGATTCGCGGCTGATGGCGCGCCGGCTGGGTCCGTTTCGCTTTGTGCTGTGCGCCTCCACCGCCTACCTGCAGGCCCACGGCGTGCCGCAAGCCGCCGAGGATCTCCAGCGGCATGAATGCATCCGCTATCGCTTTGTCACCACCGGCAAGCTGATGGCGTGGGGCATCGCTTCTGGCGCGCCATTGCGCCTACGCGACGGGCTCGTCTGCAACAACATGGAGGCCGTGCTGGCGGCGGTGCTCGACGGGCATGGGCTGGCCTACATGCCTGATTTCCTGATCCGCGAGGCCATGCGCGATGGTCGTCTGCAGTCGGTGCTGGATGAGTGCGTTACCGATCATGGGCAATTCTGGGCGGTCTGGTCTTCCGGACGCACGTTGTTGCCCAGGGTGAGGGTGTTTGTCGATTACATCGCAACACGCCTCTTTCCCGTTGACGGCGGCTCGTCGACGGCGACCAGGAAATCTTCGGGACGAAAGCGGCGCTGAGCACGCCTCAGTGGGCCGTCGATCAACAGCGATTTCGTTTACGAGGACGAGTCGCTGATCGGCACGCCGTATGGCAATGCACAAGAACACCGCGGCTCCACGGGAAGGACGCATCAGGCGTTGGTTGTTCTTCACGAGGCCGCCTTGTTCCCAGGGCAGCTCTTTTGAGAGCGTTCAGGCTGTCTCGGCAACCGCTGCGTTGTCTGCAGAGGGTGCTGCGTCGGGCGCATGCGCCGGTTGCAGCACATGATGCGCCAACCCATGCAGATCCAGTTGATCCACGGGAATCGGCCGGTAATCCGGGCCGAACGCCACTTCGCCGAACTTCCACCCTTCAGGGCGGCGCACCGCACCCCAGAAACGCTTGGCGGCATTCCAGTGCAGGCCGACGAGGCCGTGGTTGTTGTCGTCGTCCACCATCGGGTCGCCCACGCCGGTGGGGCGCGGCGGCTCGTTGTAGAGCGCGGTGCCGAAGATCACGTCCCAGAGGGAGAACACCTGGCCGAAGTTGCAGTTGTGCAGTTTGGGGCGGGTCGGGTCGACCAGCATGTGGTGCAGGCGGTGGAACTTGGGCGACACGAACACGCGGTTGAACACCGGGCCGAAGGCGATGCGCACGTTGGCGTGGGAGAAGTTCTGCACCAGCTCGCCCATCAACACCAGCCAGGCGAACTGTTCTGGCTCCACGCCCATCACGATGCCCACGCAGGCCAGGATCATGGACTGGATGAAGCCGTCGATCAGGCTGCCGCGGTCGTTGGTCCAGCAGCTCATCTGGCGCGTGCTGTGGTGCATGCTGTGCAGCGCCCACCACCACGGCAGCGCGTGCTGCAGGCGGTGCATCCAGTAGTAAACAAGGTCGTAAACCAGGTAGTAGCAGCCAAACAGCAGCCACGGATGCTGCTTCAGCCACGGCACCCAGTGCGTGATGGCGAGTGGCGACACGCTGGCATCACTGGGGCCGGTGTCCGGTCCACCGAAGTAATTGGCGATGGGCGTGAGGATGAGGTAGCTGAAGATCGGGAAAATGCCGACGAGCATCATCACCGTGTACTGGAAATCGACCTTGGTGAGCTTGCGGTCTTGCCATTTTTCCGCCGGCACGATGCTTTCCAGCGGGCGGAAGACCAGGCCGATCACGCACAGCTGGAACGCGGCGATGAGCAGCGAGGCGGCGATGTCGTTCGGGTTGCCTGCCAGGCCTTCCAGATGCAGGAACTGCAATACCGGCAGCACGCCATGGCTGGCGAACCAGCTGACCAGATGGGACCACAGTTCAGACATCATCGACACCTTGCAGGGAAACGTGCGCGGTTCTGCGGGTGGAGGGAAGCGCGGGGGCGCTCTACAGAACCGGGCGGTTTAGGATACCCCCGGCGTCCGGCGGCATCCAATCCGGCAGGATTTTGCGCTGGCTACCTTTCAGGCCGCTGCCTTGGAGTCTGTTTACGGTCTCCTTCAAGCCCAGGATTTCCTCACCGTCATTCCCGCGAACCCCACAAAAGGGGGCAAGAGCGGGAATCCAGTGCCTTTAGCTCTTGGTGCCACGAGCAAAGACGCTGGATTCCCGCTCTTGCCCCCTTTTGTGGGGTTCGCGGGAATGACGGTGAGGGCTTGCAAGGCGTTGAAGCAAGATTTTGAACAGGCTCTCAGCGGCCCAGGCGCTCGTCGAGCTCGCGCAGGCGCTCCGGCGTGCCGACGTCGGTCCATGCGCCCTGGTAATGGCTGCCGCTGAGTTCCTGACGGGCGATGGCCCGCTCAAGCAGCGGCCGCAGCTTGAAGCGTGGCGGTCTTTGTTGCGCACCGGCGTCGTGCACGACCTCCTGCCAGGCATCGAGCATCTCGCGTCGAAACACGCCGATGCCGCTGTACGTGAGGCGCGGAGTGCCCCCGTCGTGAACCAGCCCCTGTGCATCAAGGCTGAAGTCGCCATCCGGGTGATGCGGCGGGTTGTCCACCAGCAGCAGGTGCCCGGTACCGCGCGGTTCGGCGGGCAGGGTGGCGACATCGGCATCGGTCCACACGTCGCCGCTGATCACGATGAAGGGCTCCGGGCCGAGCAGGCCCAGCGCGTTGAGCATGCCGCCGCCGGTTTCCAGCGGGGTAGGGCCTTCGTACGCATAGCGGATGCGCAGCCCCCAGCGCGAACCATCCCCGAGCACCTCGGGAAACTGGTCGGCCAAGTGCGAGGTGTTGATCACCACGTAGCGCACGTCGATGGCGGCAAGCTTTTCCAGGTGCCATTCGATCAATGGCTTGCCGCCCACCGTCAGCAGGGGCTTGGGCGTGTGGTTGGTCAGCGGGCGCATGCGCTCGCCAAGGCCCGCCGCGAAGATCAGTGCGTGGCGCATGGTGTTTCCGGTGCGTGGGTTCCCTGACTCGTCATTCCCGCGAAGGCGGGAATCCAGCGACTTGGTTTTTTCGCAACCCAAAGGCATCGGATTCCCGCCTTCGCGGGAATGACGTTGAAGGATAGGAAGTGGCGGGCATTGATCACTGTGCCGCCACCTTTGTCAGATCGCGCCCCTCCGCGTGTTGCCTTAGCAGCGCGACGAAATCGGCCAGCTCCGCGTAACGCTCCGCCACGGACACCACGTAGTGATAAACGCGCGGCACGTCGGCGAGATAACCGGGTTTCCCGTCGCGATACCACAAGCGGTAAAACTGGCCGAGCACGCGCACATGGCGATGCAGGCCGGTGAGGTCG
This genomic interval from Dyella japonica A8 contains the following:
- the tgt gene encoding tRNA guanosine(34) transglycosylase Tgt, whose amino-acid sequence is MTSLTFELQATDGAARRGRLTFDRGTVETPAFMPVGTYGSVKAMTPRDVRDIGAEIILGNTFHLFLRPGLEVVEQFGGLHKFIGWDKPILTDSGGFQVFSLAHKRKITEEGVAFASPVDGSKVFLSPEESMRIQKVLDSDIAMIFDECTPYPATEKVASTSMELSLRWAERSRRAFDDLKNPNALFGIVQGSVYENLRRRSAEGLVNIGFDGYAVGGLAVGEPEAERNHTLDFTVPLLPADKPRYLMGVGRPEDIVEAVRRGIDMFDCVMPTRNARNGFLFTDQGTLRIRNAKYALDTRVIEEGCDCYACSNGFSRAYLRHLDRCNEILGSQLATMHNLRHYQRLMAGLRGAIAAGQLDDFVAEFYARRAGGVAA
- the yajC gene encoding preprotein translocase subunit YajC, translating into MNLPMSFVVAQAAPAAGPQGNPLFGLALPILLLVVMFFVMIRPQMKRQKEHRAMVSALAKGDEVVTNGGIAGRVEEIGESFITVEIAPNVKIKLQKGAVQQVLPKGTLKSS
- the secD gene encoding protein translocase subunit SecD; this encodes MSDFPRWKYALVAIVLVLGIVYALPNVFLPVPAVQITANRNGTVDQALEQKVSDALKKASVASTGIELNGDHLLASFANPDVQKSASDAIKAALGDDYTVAFNLKSTVPHWLTTIGAKSMPLGLDLQGGVHFLMQVDQDDVIDKQETRYADDIRSLLREKNIRYDSVVRNAQRGQGVSVVLKSAEDRTAAANVIAADYPDLTLTDGPATGDRFPINAVVRPDKLRELSVNTIRQNLGTLRNRINALGVSEPIIQQQGESRIVVELAGVQDTAEAKKIIGATATLEYRSGYGTPQQAIDAARSGIVPPDARLYKDRDGRPYLLSKNIIVTGDQLVDASSSFDQQSGSPAVSVTLNTAGAKKMLDFTTGNVGKPMGVVYVERVVDTKVVDGKEVRTPKITEEVINYATINGVFGKNFQTTGLRSPKEASELALLLKGGSLAAPVDIVEERVIGPSLGQDNIAKGLRAVTLGLALVLLAAAFYYKLFGLVADVALFFNLVILIAVMSAVGVTLTMPGIAGIVLTLGMAIDANVLICERIREELRNGSSPHAAIRAGYDKAWATILDANVTHLIAALALTTMGSGPIKGFGVTLLIGILTSMFTSVTVTHAITALIHGHRKLKTLSV
- the secF gene encoding protein translocase subunit SecF produces the protein MEIFNHNANVNFLGMRKFSVGIAILLMVASIALIAVKSLNYGLDFTGGVSLVMDYDQPVQVGDVRDALEKGGMEHAVVQSMGGTKEVSIRLQPKDDPQSGVANGGKVNLDKIADDVTKTLQAARPDAKLKSRDYVGSAVGEELRSDGIVAAIVVMLGIGLYLGIRFEWRFAVAAIATEAHDALVTVGIFALTQREFDLTVLASVLAVIGYSINDKVVVFDRVRELFRLARKAEPEEILNRSINNTLSRTIITALFTGITMAALYFFGGPAVHGFAITMLIGILVGTLSSIFVASPILLWLGVSKQDLMPKTKENPELARRP
- a CDS encoding MFS transporter, with protein sequence MKSVINGHGGQLSKDWRVHSMFRRVGQRAGIAPSSCHNAWISMNSTSPTQRPGGRSERLVLASICLAAIVLPLSFSGGAIATPDIARTLGGSPTALTWITNAFMLSFGSLLMAAGALADQYGRKRVFAGGMSLFVVSTILLALAPSVLWLDVLRALQGVAAAASLASGSAALAQEFEGHARMRAFGLLGTSFGLGLAFGPVIAGMLIAWLGWRAIFVFIAGVACLAMIFGLPRMRETRDPGASGLDWPGTLCFTAMLVLLTFGIIQAPASGRDSPLIIALLGGAGVLLVVFVIIEARVARPMLDLSLFRYPRFIGVQMLPVGTCYCYIVLVVLLPLRLIGIEGWGEMRAGLFMLALSAPMLFMPLVASRLAHRVSPGALSALGFLAAAAGLCWLARISFEGAAFSALLPLFLIGMGAGLPWGLMDGLAVSVVPKERAGMATGIFSTTRVAGEGIALASVSATLAWIIQSGLTRMAMASPHVVATASQQLATGELHRASTLLTQLPAADIRWIYAQAFTHLLLGLAAITVICATVVFSVIGGSEERASMKVAGGEAADPSP
- a CDS encoding LysR family transcriptional regulator; this translates as MDSLTGIVAFVRSAESLSFAGAARTLGVSSSAVGKSIARLESAMGVRLFQRSTRKVRLTPEGLLFFERCRRILDDLQDAEAEMAHATQAPRGRLRVSLPAIGYRFLLPHLKEFRRLHPEISLDLDFNDQLVDLIEEGVDVAIRSGTLPDSRLMARRLGPFRFVLCASTAYLQAHGVPQAAEDLQRHECIRYRFVTTGKLMAWGIASGAPLRLRDGLVCNNMEAVLAAVLDGHGLAYMPDFLIREAMRDGRLQSVLDECVTDHGQFWAVWSSGRTLLPRVRVFVDYIATRLFPVDGGSSTATRKSSGRKRR
- a CDS encoding sterol desaturase family protein, with protein sequence MMSELWSHLVSWFASHGVLPVLQFLHLEGLAGNPNDIAASLLIAAFQLCVIGLVFRPLESIVPAEKWQDRKLTKVDFQYTVMMLVGIFPIFSYLILTPIANYFGGPDTGPSDASVSPLAITHWVPWLKQHPWLLFGCYYLVYDLVYYWMHRLQHALPWWWALHSMHHSTRQMSCWTNDRGSLIDGFIQSMILACVGIVMGVEPEQFAWLVLMGELVQNFSHANVRIAFGPVFNRVFVSPKFHRLHHMLVDPTRPKLHNCNFGQVFSLWDVIFGTALYNEPPRPTGVGDPMVDDDNNHGLVGLHWNAAKRFWGAVRRPEGWKFGEVAFGPDYRPIPVDQLDLHGLAHHVLQPAHAPDAAPSADNAAVAETA
- the murU gene encoding N-acetylmuramate alpha-1-phosphate uridylyltransferase MurU encodes the protein MRHALIFAAGLGERMRPLTNHTPKPLLTVGGKPLIEWHLEKLAAIDVRYVVINTSHLADQFPEVLGDGSRWGLRIRYAYEGPTPLETGGGMLNALGLLGPEPFIVISGDVWTDADVATLPAEPRGTGHLLLVDNPPHHPDGDFSLDAQGLVHDGGTPRLTYSGIGVFRREMLDAWQEVVHDAGAQQRPPRFKLRPLLERAIARQELSGSHYQGAWTDVGTPERLRELDERLGR